A genomic window from Cloacibacillus evryensis DSM 19522 includes:
- a CDS encoding CoA transferase subunit A → MAKPFIKPVITAGEAAAYISPGSSLMIGGFNYGGAPYTIIEALCESGVRDIDLICVDTSYFQTKVPGPVGVARLVTNGQLRSLVASHIGLNKKTQELYTSGELKIELIPMGTFVERIRAGGAGLGGILTPTGVDTVYEEGRDSVELDGRRYIIERPLKADVALIRAYRADAAGNLIYYGTNRNFNPTMATAAAKVVAEVDEVVPIGGIAPDDVVTPGIFIDALVLKGEGEYASRT, encoded by the coding sequence ATGGCGAAACCATTTATCAAGCCCGTCATCACCGCCGGCGAGGCCGCGGCGTACATATCGCCGGGGAGCTCGCTGATGATCGGCGGCTTCAATTACGGCGGCGCGCCCTATACGATCATAGAGGCGCTTTGTGAGAGCGGCGTGAGAGATATCGACCTCATCTGCGTCGACACCAGCTACTTCCAGACTAAAGTACCGGGCCCGGTCGGCGTGGCGCGGCTCGTGACGAACGGGCAGCTCCGCTCGCTCGTCGCCTCACACATCGGCCTCAATAAAAAGACACAGGAGCTGTATACGAGCGGGGAGCTGAAGATAGAGCTTATCCCGATGGGCACCTTCGTCGAGCGCATCCGCGCGGGCGGCGCCGGGCTCGGCGGCATCCTCACGCCGACCGGCGTGGACACCGTCTATGAGGAGGGGCGCGACAGCGTCGAGCTCGACGGGCGGCGCTACATCATCGAACGCCCGCTAAAGGCCGACGTCGCCCTCATCCGCGCATACAGGGCGGACGCGGCGGGAAATCTCATCTACTACGGAACGAACCGGAATTTCAATCCGACGATGGCGACCGCCGCGGCAAAGGTCGTGGCCGAAGTGGACGAAGTCGTGCCAATCGGCGGGATAGCCCCGGACGACGTCGTAACGCCGGGCATCTTCATCGACGCGCTGGTATTGAAGGGAGAGGGCGAATATGCTTCCAGAACTTAG
- a CDS encoding ketopantoate reductase family protein — translation MKKIEDVALIGLGAVGCAYLTTMAERLPMEKIRVIAAGERAERCRQNGMNYNGRRCRFNVAEPGTGEPPADLVFVSVKNTQLAGAIDDIRDFVGPRTVIIAPLNGVTSERLLMSRYGAERVLYSYAMKIDATRVGDSTFCGNTGFIPFGEARNEPGRYSENVAAVEDFFLRTGIEYEIPEDMITSLWKKFMMNTGLNQTSAILGFTYGMMQRSPSARALMRSAMEEAAAAAGAEGISLGTREIDDCFRIMDMLGAEGKTSMLQDIEARRLTEVEAFAGTVVDIADRHGLAVPVNRTYLRQIRAMEESF, via the coding sequence ATGAAAAAGATAGAGGACGTGGCCCTTATCGGGCTTGGCGCGGTCGGATGCGCCTATCTGACGACGATGGCGGAGCGCCTGCCCATGGAGAAGATACGTGTCATTGCCGCGGGGGAGCGCGCCGAGCGCTGCCGCCAAAATGGGATGAACTATAATGGAAGGCGCTGCCGCTTCAACGTCGCGGAACCCGGCACCGGCGAACCGCCGGCCGATCTGGTATTCGTATCCGTGAAGAACACCCAGCTTGCCGGGGCGATAGATGACATTCGGGATTTTGTCGGCCCCAGGACGGTGATCATCGCGCCGCTGAACGGAGTCACGAGCGAACGGCTGCTGATGTCGCGTTATGGCGCGGAGAGGGTCCTCTACTCCTACGCGATGAAGATAGACGCGACGCGTGTCGGCGACAGCACGTTCTGCGGGAATACCGGCTTCATCCCCTTCGGGGAGGCGCGCAACGAGCCGGGCCGTTATTCGGAGAATGTCGCGGCGGTGGAGGATTTTTTTCTGCGCACCGGCATCGAATATGAGATTCCCGAAGACATGATAACGAGCCTGTGGAAAAAGTTCATGATGAATACGGGGCTTAACCAGACCTCCGCGATACTGGGCTTCACGTACGGAATGATGCAGCGCTCCCCGAGCGCGCGCGCCCTCATGCGTTCGGCGATGGAGGAGGCCGCGGCCGCGGCCGGCGCCGAGGGGATCTCCCTGGGGACGAGGGAGATAGATGACTGTTTCAGGATAATGGATATGCTTGGCGCCGAGGGAAAGACCTCGATGCTGCAGGATATCGAAGCAAGGCGTTTGACAGAGGTCGAGGCCTTCGCGGGGACCGTGGTCGATATCGCTGACAGGCACGGGCTCGCCGTCCCCGTCAACCGTACCTACCTGCGGCAGATCCGGGCGATGGAAGAATCTTTTTAA
- the amrS gene encoding AmmeMemoRadiSam system radical SAM enzyme, producing MKDSRWCAITSINCPVCFRHCRLAEGETGFCRARLNAGGRSVSASYGKITSAALDPVEKKPFVNFYPGSFILSVGTFGCNMDCPFCQNYEIAGAGAGEVPTRGISPAELAALAVELRERGSIGVAYTYNEPLIGWEFVRDSAAEVKKRGMKNAAVTNGSVTQEILRELLPYIDAYNIDLKGFTREYYRKLGGDLDTVKGFIKTAAAHAHVELTTLIVPGENDGADEMAALAAWVASVDRKIPLHITRFFPRRLMKDREATDTGLLRRLAEAAKKELETVVLGNI from the coding sequence TTGAAAGATTCGAGGTGGTGCGCCATCACTAGCATCAACTGCCCCGTATGCTTCCGGCACTGCCGGCTCGCGGAGGGCGAGACAGGCTTCTGCCGCGCGCGGCTGAACGCCGGCGGCAGAAGCGTCAGCGCGAGCTATGGGAAGATAACCTCCGCGGCGCTCGACCCGGTGGAGAAAAAACCCTTCGTGAATTTTTACCCCGGCAGCTTCATCCTCTCCGTCGGCACCTTCGGATGCAATATGGACTGTCCCTTCTGCCAGAATTACGAGATCGCCGGCGCCGGAGCGGGGGAGGTCCCGACGCGCGGCATATCCCCCGCCGAGCTCGCCGCGCTCGCCGTCGAGCTGCGGGAACGCGGCAGCATCGGCGTCGCCTATACCTACAACGAGCCGCTGATCGGCTGGGAATTCGTGCGCGACAGCGCCGCCGAGGTGAAAAAACGCGGGATGAAAAATGCCGCCGTCACCAACGGCTCCGTCACGCAGGAGATACTCCGAGAGCTGCTGCCCTACATTGACGCATACAATATCGACCTTAAAGGCTTCACGCGCGAATACTACCGGAAACTTGGAGGCGACCTCGACACGGTAAAGGGTTTTATAAAGACCGCCGCCGCTCACGCCCACGTAGAACTGACGACACTCATCGTACCGGGAGAGAACGACGGCGCGGATGAGATGGCGGCGCTCGCCGCCTGGGTCGCTTCCGTCGACAGAAAGATCCCCCTCCACATCACGCGATTTTTCCCGCGCAGGCTCATGAAAGATAGAGAGGCCACTGATACGGGGCTGCTTCGCCGGCTGGCGGAGGCAGCGAAAAAAGAACTCGAAACCGTCGTACTGGGCAATATATAG
- the amrA gene encoding AmmeMemoRadiSam system protein A: protein MGIEAGIMVPHPPLIIPEVGKGGEKTISKTAAAYERAASFIAGAAPETLIVISPHAAVYRDYFHISPGARASGSFANFGAPRAAVSVDYDAEFVSGLETLAEAGGLPAGTLGERLGELDHATLVPLYFLEKTCGAIKAKVVRVAISGLPLTEHYRLGMLIRETAERLRRRTAIIASGDLSHRLKEDGPYGFNPEGPRYDALVMDVMGRGAFGELFDFSEGFCESAGECGHRSFVVMAGAFDGTAVKAEPLSYEGPFGVGYGTCLFRAAGPDENRRFLTEFADRERARLAALKEKEDAYVRLARAAVETYVTSGKKIAVPAGLPAEMLSRRAGTFVSLKKDGRLRGCIGTIAAASPSVAAEIINNAISAASSDPRFDPVERKELPQLVYSVDVLGETEKIGSAAELDVKRYGVIVTRGGRRGLLLPNLEGVDSVEEQISIAKEKAGIGKGEKAELERFEVVRHH from the coding sequence ATGGGAATTGAAGCTGGAATAATGGTCCCGCACCCTCCGCTCATAATACCGGAGGTCGGCAAAGGCGGGGAAAAAACCATCTCAAAGACCGCCGCGGCGTACGAAAGGGCCGCTTCGTTCATCGCCGGCGCCGCGCCGGAGACGCTGATCGTCATCTCGCCGCACGCCGCCGTCTACCGCGATTATTTCCACATCTCTCCCGGCGCACGCGCGTCTGGAAGTTTCGCGAACTTCGGCGCTCCGCGGGCCGCCGTCTCCGTAGATTACGACGCGGAATTTGTAAGCGGGCTCGAGACATTGGCGGAGGCCGGCGGCCTGCCCGCGGGAACGCTTGGGGAGCGTCTCGGAGAGCTTGACCACGCGACGCTCGTGCCGCTCTATTTCCTTGAAAAGACTTGCGGCGCGATAAAAGCAAAGGTCGTGCGCGTCGCGATCTCCGGACTTCCGCTCACAGAGCACTACCGCCTCGGAATGCTCATCAGGGAGACAGCCGAGCGGCTCCGCCGGAGGACGGCGATAATCGCCAGCGGCGATCTCTCGCACCGCCTCAAGGAGGACGGCCCTTACGGTTTCAATCCGGAGGGTCCTCGCTACGACGCGCTCGTCATGGATGTGATGGGACGCGGAGCCTTCGGCGAGCTTTTTGACTTTTCAGAGGGATTCTGCGAAAGCGCCGGAGAGTGTGGGCACCGCTCATTCGTCGTCATGGCCGGGGCCTTCGACGGCACGGCGGTCAAGGCCGAACCTCTGTCATACGAGGGCCCCTTCGGCGTCGGCTACGGGACATGCCTCTTCCGCGCGGCGGGGCCGGATGAAAACCGGCGCTTCCTCACGGAATTCGCGGATAGAGAGCGCGCGCGGCTTGCCGCGCTGAAGGAAAAGGAGGACGCCTATGTCCGCCTCGCGCGCGCCGCCGTCGAGACATACGTCACCAGCGGCAAAAAGATCGCCGTACCGGCCGGACTGCCGGCGGAGATGCTTTCGCGCCGCGCCGGCACCTTCGTCTCGCTCAAAAAAGATGGAAGACTGCGGGGCTGCATCGGAACCATCGCTGCCGCCTCGCCCTCGGTGGCGGCGGAGATAATCAACAACGCCATAAGCGCGGCGTCGAGCGACCCGCGCTTCGACCCGGTCGAAAGAAAAGAGCTGCCCCAGCTCGTCTACAGCGTGGACGTCCTCGGCGAAACTGAAAAGATCGGCTCCGCCGCCGAACTCGACGTAAAAAGATACGGCGTGATCGTAACCAGGGGCGGGCGGCGCGGCCTGCTGCTGCCAAACCTTGAGGGCGTCGACAGCGTCGAAGAGCAGATCTCCATCGCGAAGGAAAAGGCCGGCATCGGCAAGGGCGAGAAAGCGGAGCTTGAAAGATTCGAGGTGGTGCGCCATCACTAG
- a CDS encoding 3-oxoacid CoA-transferase subunit B, with protein sequence MLPELSENEARARIARRIAAELEDGALVNLGIGIPQLVPDYVPKNVRLILQTENGVINAGPGRDKDDLRVIDAGGTPVSVLPGGALISSELSFAIMRGGHIDVTILGALEVDREGSLANWMIPQVRVPGMGGAMDIVAGAKKVYVATRHFDRDGRSKLVQKCSLPLTGHGVVDVIVTEYCVVRNIYGRMVMTEIAEDASLQLLLDRTEMRLDVSSGLKRSRF encoded by the coding sequence ATGCTTCCAGAACTTAGCGAGAACGAGGCGCGCGCGCGTATAGCGAGGAGGATAGCGGCGGAGCTCGAGGACGGCGCGCTGGTAAACCTCGGCATCGGCATCCCGCAGCTCGTGCCCGACTATGTGCCGAAAAACGTGCGGCTCATACTGCAGACGGAAAACGGCGTCATCAACGCCGGCCCGGGCAGGGACAAAGACGATCTGCGCGTCATCGACGCCGGCGGAACGCCGGTCTCGGTGCTGCCCGGCGGCGCGCTGATCTCCTCCGAGCTGAGTTTCGCGATCATGCGCGGCGGCCACATCGACGTCACCATTCTCGGCGCGCTTGAGGTCGACCGCGAGGGCAGCCTCGCGAACTGGATGATCCCGCAGGTACGCGTACCCGGCATGGGCGGCGCGATGGACATCGTTGCGGGAGCGAAGAAGGTCTACGTCGCGACGCGCCACTTCGACAGGGATGGACGCAGCAAACTCGTGCAGAAATGCTCGCTGCCGCTGACCGGCCATGGCGTGGTGGACGTGATCGTCACCGAATACTGCGTCGTGCGTAATATTTACGGACGCATGGTGATGACCGAAATAGCCGAGGACGCGAGCCTCCAGCTCCTGCTCGACCGGACGGAGATGCGGCTCGACGTCAGCTCCGGACTGAAGCGGAGCCGGTTTTAA